The Spinacia oleracea cultivar Varoflay chromosome 2, BTI_SOV_V1, whole genome shotgun sequence DNA segment CCTGAAGGCCGAGAAATTTGTTTGAGTTATTTCCCAGTCAATCTAAGCTATCCTCAACGGCAAAAGAGGTTGTTGGATGATTATGGTTTTTCTTGTATTTGTGATCGATGCAAGATTGAGGCTAACTGGTCTCATGAGGATGGAGATGGTGAGGATGACACCATGGAGGAGGAGGATGAGGAAATGTCTCCCTCAGATGGGGAGAATAATGAGATTGAGCAAGAagcggaggaggaggatgatTTTCCTCATGCTTATTTTTTTATGAGATTTTTGTGCGATAAAGAAAATTGTGGAGGCACTTTGGCTCCGTTGTCACCGTCTAATAACAACTCACCTAATATCATGGAATGTAATGTTTGTGGCAGTACGAAGAAAGAAGAGTTGTAGCATGATGATGGCAAATGGTTCTGAAGAGGTATGTTTTTCACCtttttcttgtatttttttgCACAAATTACTGTATGTTAATAGTAATTTCTCCTAAGATGTTGAGATCAATGTTTATCCATCCCTTATCATTGTTTTTACTTTTGTTGACTTATGGTTCAGTTTATTTGTGATTGCCGTGTGCTTTTCGTCAAAGTTTGAGAAAAAATTACCTATCTTATACAAAGACTCGTTCTAAGTTTCATTTAGgaatatttttcttgaaaatctgcATATTTGATTCTGATGTGATTATGTTAGACTTTTAAAAGATTATGATCATATGATGTATTAGTAAATAAGCTCTATATGACAATCCTTGAACGATTAATCATAATTTTAGAAAATTTTGTAGCAGCTAAGCGAAATTATGTCAAGAGTTGCTCcaagaatttttttattatctcttacactatttcttctataatatatatttatacatttttctcttatcttactttcattaattccactttctcttccttgtttttttcttttttacttcctgctcctttctggtttaattggtgacaatgacgatctcctacgacgattcatgttagccgaccccaaatcattttgggactaaggctttgttgttgttgtgcttTCATCCATACTcaattttacaaaattttgtAGCAGCTAAGCGAAATTATATCAATAGTTGCTCCAACCTGTTAAGAAATTTTGTTGACGTGCTTTCATCCATATTCAGGGCAATTAGGAAAGGGACAATTAAATACTACAataataatatgatttgatgatgataaacaataattattttCCTTACTACTTGGTATAAGATTACGCATTTGAATCCATTTTCCATCTATATTTACCTCTTTTTCCCTGTTGGGGACCTTGCCTTATGTAGGAATGAACTGGTTTGGAGCAGATTTTGTCTTTCATAGCAGGACTCAGTAGATGTGTTTCTAGCAGATGTGTTTCTAGCTTGACTCTGCTGAAGATTGGTGTTGTGTTCCCTAGGACAACAGACCCGAGAGTGAGAAATACAGCTTTAAGCTCGAATTTTCCAGGCTGAGGATATAAAAGCTCGAAACCACAATATTTGCTtcaattttttggtatttaGAATTCTTAACAAGTTAGAAGTTTTGATAAATGCAAAATGTTACTATTGTTTTGCATTCTACTTGGAATTATACAGttgatagttcttcattgcaatgATATCTATATATCTATTAATCAGTTTGAAATTCGAATGCAATTTTGTGAACTTCGAATATTAGTGTGATGAGGCTTATGACGATGTGAGTAAGGGGGAATGTACGAGAATTGGGAGCTCTATTTTCTTGTTTTAAGTTCTACTCCTTCCGTTCTTCAATGTTAGTCCTCTTTCTGTATTGAATTGTTTTTATTTGttagtcccttttggaatctTTCCTTATTTGTCCAATTTTTATCTCAATATAACCCATGTAAATGTCTAAAAGTACCCACATGAGTTATATTTATTAAGATTAATGTGACAAGTGTAGAATTAAATTATTGATccttctatttttattattttttaataaatggCCATTTTCTGGTTTTATACTAGTTTTACGctattaaatttaaaaaaatgtgTTTACACTATTTAATTTGGAACTCGTGGTCTCTTCCTTCTAAGGTTACCCCAAACAAGCAACACGTGTCTCGCCCGTCATGGGGTTTTCGGAGTTTGGCCCAGGGGTTTGAGGTTTTGAACCAGGGAATTGCGTGGAAGCCTGGTGCGGGAACTCGCATTAATATTCTCCAGGATGTTTGGGTGTCTTCTGGTCGTGTGGATTTCAAGCCCTCGGCCAATGGGTTGGAGTTACCTACCCATGTTTCTTCATTACTTGATCCGCGTTCTTACGCGTGGAATGTTGGTGTTGTTCGTCGGCTGTTTACGGATGACATCTCTAGTCAGATTCTGGCTTTGGAACGTCCGTTTCTTTAGTGGATGATTTCATGTATTGAAAATTTACTCCTGACGGGCAGTTCTCGGTTCGTTCAGCGTATGCTATGCTTCTCCGACAATCTCATACTGTTGCTTCTGAGGCTTATATTCCGTCTTCTTCTCGGTGGAAGCACTTTTGGGGCCTGGATATTCTCCCGCGTTTTAAGATTTTTCTTTGGAAGCTACTCCGGAACGCTTTGCCTTTGGCAGCTCTGCTTTGCCTACGGGGTATGCCGGTTGATCCAGTTTGTTCTTTATGTCATCTACAGCCGGAAACAGCCGTCCATCTTTTCAGGGATTGCCCTTTGCTTCTTCAGTTTTGGTCTGCGGAGCCTCTGTGTTTGTTCTGTCCTTCTTTTTCTTTGGATTCGTTTTCACACTGGTGTGTTCAGTTTGTTACTAATCTTTTCAAAGCTCCTCAGGGACTTTTGGATGGTTTCATTTCTATGCTTTGGACGATTTGGGTTTTGCGTAATCATGCTCGCTTTAGGAATGTTGCGTGGGATCCTGGTGCGTTTCGTTCTATTTTGGCTGGTTAGAATCTTCGTTGTTCTGAGGCTCGCGCTCTTCATCATCGGGATATCTCTATCTGTCGTCATCGGAATCGGGTGCTAGATTCGTCTTTTTCCGAGCATCTTCAGGGGTCGTATCCGCCAGGGTTTTCCCAGGCAGATATTATTCTTATTTCGGATGGTGCTTGGATGTCTGCTTCTAATAATGCAGGTCTTGGGTGGGTTCTTCAGGACCCAATCTCGTTAGACCAGATTGAGGGGGGGGGCTCAGGCTTGCGTAATGGGTTCCGCTCTTCAAGCAGAATTGTCTGCGTGTTTATGGGGTCTCCAGATGGTGATTAGGCATGGCTTCACTAAGGTTCTTATCTTTTCAGATTCCACTACGGTGATTGGTTTCTGTCTGGCGGTAAATCTAGTCCACTCTCAGTTCTCTGGCTCGTTCAGCGTTTGCGTGTTATCCTTCACAGTTTTGCCTGGGTTTCTGTTTGCAAGGGCTCACGGCGCTTGGTTTGTCCTGCCCATATTTTGGCCACTTCCGCTCGTCGTCGTCAGCTGCTTCATCTTCGGCTTTAGTTTTATTTTCGTTGTTCTTAGTTTGCCTTTTATTGgtttgttgtttgtttgtttttggctTTGCTAGTcctcttgtcaaaaaaaaaaaaaaaaaaaaaaaaacaatattggCCTAAGAAAATAAGAACAAAGTGTCAAGCCATGATAAAACTTACCATTAAAGAACAAAGAGTGGAAGTTATCAACGAAATTCACTTAAACTTATGGACACTGACTGAGTAAACTCTCCTTGTAAAAGTATGAAAATCAATAACCAAAACTTTTCCTATGATATTACCCTAATTAAAGGGATACAATAACTTGTAACCTAATCTCGGTAAGTCTATAGAAGGAATCAAAATGTACATACCATATTACTAATAGAGTAATACGCTATCCTCGAGTTTGGAGTTCATACTTCATATACGGGGTATGGAGTATCGAAGTGTCTAGGCTCTTGCGCCCCTCTTCTCTGCTAGCCGGAAAACAAATTCAAAGCAACAAGTAACAAGCATTCCCCTGTGATCAACAAGAAATTACTGTCTCATGGCCTTTCTCGTACAAAAAGAGCATAAACACCTTGAATTAAAGCAATAACATTATAGGAAATAAGCAAAAGATAAATCTGTCAGATTCAATAGAAGCAACTACAAGTTTGTATGCGAACTATGTAGAAGCTATACACATCAAAAATAGATACCCAAAACTCAAAATCACCACCACTTAAACAAGGTTTTACTTTTAATAGAAGCTTCCATTTTCAAATATTTCATCATCTGTAATAACAGCACCATCAAATTACTGCTGTGCACACTGAACCCGAggttcttcatcttcatcatcatcttcatcataCGCCTGTTGGTTTCTTTGTTGTTGCTTGCGTCTCATCTCCTCCTCCATGTTAATATCATGTAGTGTGGTCTCCTCACACTCATCCACCTCCATGTCTGTCACCTGTTTCCTGGGATTCCCTGGTAATATCTTCTCCAAACCTTGTGATAGCTCAAGGGGCAAGGAATTGGGAAATTCCACATTGAAGTGGACATACAATCTGCCCTTCATGAATGGCCTCTCGTGATGTGGCATTCCCTCGTCGTTGATTGCCTTGTATTGGTCAGGCTTGATTACCTCTCCCGGGTTAGATTTTATCAACAGTTGTCTCCCATCAAGATGAGTCAGGACAAACTGGAAACCGCAAAGAGCCTCGGTCAAACTCAGCTTATGATCAACATAGAGATCATCGAACTTTCGCTTGAATCTAGCATGCTCTTTTTCTTGCAACACAATCACAATATCCCCAGTCACTGTATCTGGCTGCATCATCAGAATAACATAAGTTTAGTTTCTTCATTCTTTTCGGAAGCATGAATTAAAATTTCTATCTGATTATGTGGAATAGGGCAAACCTTCTAGGAAAGAGAGTAAACACAACTAGGAGATTGTACTCAAAGAGAGCAAAGAGAAATTTACAATCTATTAAACCAGTCCCTATTACTTTCTGCCTAACATTCTGCCAACTCAACTCCTTAACAGTTATTTGGAATGTGTTTTGTACTCTTTTTATCTACGGTGGTAACTTTGCTGTACCGTACATACGGCTTCTTTTCTGACAGTCCAGAAAATTTAGTTCCGTACATAGAGTCATTGAGTCACAAGTTCTCCAAATTCCAAAGAAAACCATATTTTTTTGGAGAtacagtaaaaaaaaattaaaagaaaaagaaagtccttgtgttcactaaattatgctTTGTTGGCATGAATTTGCAAAACTTACCGCTTCATCTGCTTGTCCCTGGAATACAATTTTCTGACCGTTCTTCATCCCTTTTTCCACGTGCACCTCCAGCACCTTCTTCTCCTGAGAAATTTTCTTGGCCTTGCACTGTGGGCATTTGTCCTTTTGGCTGATTACCTCCCCTGAATTATCCAAAACATTCTATATGATGATAGCCTTGTGACATGTAAGAACGAATATGACAAAAAAAGTAAGAGATTGAATCAAATACCTGTGCCTCTACATTCTGAACAGGCATGCTGCATTTGCTGAATCATACCAAGACCAATTTGTCTAGTAGTAATCTTTATACCTGAACCTTGACACCCATTACAATGGCTAGATGCCCCACTTTTTGATCCTTTCCTGCAGTATCCCAGATCAGAAAATAAGATCAAAACCTCATATGTAAGCTAGTGTCACATCAAGAATTAAAATCCCATATCCCATATCTAAGTGATCATGACCTTCCATATGATACTTTGCATGTTTCAGAGAACAGATTTCACAAAATTATAGTCGTCACTTATCACAGGGCAGTAAAACATTGTGAAAAAAGCATACGTCCATTTTCAAAAACAACCAAACATAAGACCTAGACTGCAACAGTCATTAGTAATCAAACCAGAGTAAACAGCCCTAGAAAATGGGTTGAACAGAAGATAGAACTTTCATTCCACCAATCTGCTACGCATAACCTACGGAAGGAGAATACACAATTGTGAATTGTGTAACCTTAAGTCCTTAACCCCCCCAGGGCCCCACCAAAAACACTAGAACTTAGGACTTCCACATTGAACAAGCTAAAGATTAGCCTGGGTGTTGAGACAGCATAAAGAGATCATAACTTCaactaagaaatcaaaatcGGATTTGAAGTAATTATATGATGAACAGATAAGAACTATACCCTTTACATCTAGGACACAGAATATTCCTAGAAAGTGATAATTTCTTAGTGGTCCCATTGTACATGTCCTCCAAGGAAACCTTCATAGTTTGAACCACATCTTCACCTTGCTGTTGCCTCCTAAATCTCGAACTGCTACCACCTGCGACAGTGACAAATGTGAATATCACAAACATTAGGATTTCATGTTAGCTTATATTTCCGTGGCGTATATTGGAAAGGTCATGTGACATATATATACAGGATGCTAATACATACGAAAAGGTTTGGGGAAAAAGAAACAGTAAAAGTGAGGTCAATAGATGAATTGCAAATCCTCACCTCCAAAAGCTGAAGGATTAAAAAATTGTTCAAATATATCAAATGGATTGTGAGAATGACCGCCACCTCCCATTCCCTCCTTAAGAGCATCTTCCCCATACTGGTCATAGATGTCTCTCTTCTCTGGGTCATTAAGAACTTCATAAGCTTGAGCCAATTCCTTGAACTGATCCAGGAGAGACCAAATGAAATAAAAGGCAGGGAAGAAAAGTTAACAAATCAATCAAGAAAGAGCATAAAATAGAAGTTAAAGATATTCCAATATAAACACTCTGAGGTCATTCCAAAATAAGCATGCAAAGTAAACATAGAGATGACTAAATAACAATTAACTTTAGCATTAGCATTAGAACAGTTGATCTCTACCACGATGTACATCAACACTTTTGACATTAATTATCTCTCAATTTATGCAAAATTGCTGAAGTTTCTAATCACTCACCAAAACTTCACAATACATGAGGCCCAGTATTCCATATATGACATAAATATTCCAATCCCATAAATGATTGAAATCTTTGGTTTTTCCACAAGCGATAAATAGATAACACTACATAAGCACCGCCCTCCAAAATTATTGATTTGTAGGTTAGCCTTTAGCTCATAATAAACCGTCAAAATTACTCAAACAACTATAGCAAGGATAAGAGATCTAAAATCAGCATGACAGTTCACACATTAACAACCATCTCCAGCTTGATCACTGAAGTAAAGGAACAAGAACTCAGAAGCCAAGAACAAAATTCAAGCCCCAAAAGACTAAAGGACATATTATCCAGTATACAATAGATTACAAGACAAAAAACAAATGGAAGCAAGATACAGAACAGCAATATTTTGAAAGTACCACAAATCTTAAGGCAAGCAAGTAAGTAATTACCTTCTCTGGATCTCCACCTTTATCAGGGTGATTCTTTATGGCAGCTTTTCGGTATGCCTTCTTGAGTTCATCTGGAGTGGCATTTTTTGGGACACCAAGAATTTCATAGTATTTGGTGCTATCACTTTTCTTCGGAGCACGGCCAAACATGGTAAAACTCTACAACACTCTGCAGCTCACTAAGGTAGAAAATTCACAAGTTTAGATGCAGCAGTAGCGAAATCCTAATACACCTCAAACAAAACAACATTCATTTAAAAATAGAAAAGCATACATCAAAGTGTCTCGTTCATAATTTAGTTTAATACCGCAAAGACGAGAGGAggagatttatttttaaaatatgctCAAAAAAACAGCATAGTGAAATTAGAATGGGGCATATAAAGGCACTCCAACAGCATTTTCGGCTTCCCATTGAATAGAACCTATAAAAGTTCATACTGACTATTTAGCATCTCCATTTCCACATTTCTAAATCCCTCAAACTCGGTGCAATTGATCATAAACAAGACTTCCAAAAGCACCAATAGTAACTAGATTTTAGACAACATGTG contains these protein-coding regions:
- the LOC110802805 gene encoding dnaJ protein homolog 2; protein product: MFGRAPKKSDSTKYYEILGVPKNATPDELKKAYRKAAIKNHPDKGGDPEKFKELAQAYEVLNDPEKRDIYDQYGEDALKEGMGGGGHSHNPFDIFEQFFNPSAFGGGSSSRFRRQQQGEDVVQTMKVSLEDMYNGTTKKLSLSRNILCPRCKGKGSKSGASSHCNGCQGSGIKITTRQIGLGMIQQMQHACSECRGTGEVISQKDKCPQCKAKKISQEKKVLEVHVEKGMKNGQKIVFQGQADEAPDTVTGDIVIVLQEKEHARFKRKFDDLYVDHKLSLTEALCGFQFVLTHLDGRQLLIKSNPGEVIKPDQYKAINDEGMPHHERPFMKGRLYVHFNVEFPNSLPLELSQGLEKILPGNPRKQVTDMEVDECEETTLHDINMEEEMRRKQQQRNQQAYDEDDDEDEEPRVQCAQQ